From Aliarcobacter butzleri, the proteins below share one genomic window:
- the fmt gene encoding methionyl-tRNA formyltransferase: MGTPSYATEIFKKLLSSNYEVIGLFTQPDKPVGRKQVLTPPDIKQFCIDNSINIPIFQPEKLRDNLAAYLVIKELKPDFIIVAAYGQILPKEILKLAPCINLHASLLPKYRGASPIQESLLNDDNFTGVTSMFMEEGLDSGDILALQYLKITPTMEVSEAFSKLSLIAAELTITTLDNFDRLNPIKQNESKVSFCKKIKKENGLVDFSDAKNLFLKYKAYSFWPGIFLESELKLKDVELLEETSQNEAGKILDICKDYIIVGCKKGSLKIKTLQAPSKKAINSVDFVRGQRVEIGDILA, encoded by the coding sequence ATGGGAACACCTTCTTATGCAACTGAGATTTTTAAAAAGTTATTAAGTAGTAATTATGAAGTTATTGGATTATTTACTCAACCTGATAAACCAGTTGGAAGAAAACAAGTTTTAACCCCTCCTGATATAAAACAATTTTGTATTGATAATAGTATAAATATTCCTATTTTTCAGCCTGAGAAATTAAGAGATAATTTAGCTGCTTATCTAGTTATCAAAGAGTTAAAACCTGATTTTATAATTGTTGCAGCTTATGGGCAAATATTACCAAAAGAGATTTTAAAACTTGCTCCTTGCATAAACTTACATGCTTCTCTTTTACCTAAATATAGAGGAGCAAGTCCTATTCAAGAATCACTTTTAAATGATGATAATTTTACTGGTGTTACTTCTATGTTTATGGAAGAAGGGCTTGATAGTGGAGATATTTTAGCTTTACAATATCTAAAAATAACTCCTACGATGGAAGTTTCTGAAGCTTTTTCTAAATTATCTTTAATTGCAGCAGAACTTACAATAACAACTTTAGATAATTTTGATAGATTAAATCCAATAAAACAAAATGAAAGCAAAGTAAGCTTTTGTAAAAAAATAAAAAAAGAGAATGGTTTGGTTGATTTTAGTGATGCCAAAAATCTTTTTTTGAAATATAAAGCTTACTCTTTTTGGCCAGGAATTTTTTTAGAATCAGAACTGAAATTAAAAGATGTTGAATTACTGGAAGAGACTTCACAAAATGAAGCTGGAAAAATTTTAGATATTTGTAAGGATTATATAATTGTTGGTTGTAAAAAGGGCAGTTTAAAAATAAAAACTTTACAAGCTCCATCTAAAAAAGCTATAAATTCGGTTGATTTTGTAAGAGGACAAAGAGTAGAAATTGGCGATATTTTAGCGTAA
- a CDS encoding ParB/RepB/Spo0J family partition protein, producing MALGRGLGELLGEVESAYENSNGNVKSGIRKINVSLIKANPNQPRKIFDEEKLQELSESIKEHGLLQPIVVVENDDGTFTLIAGERRLRAHKLAEIEEIKAVIVDAEELKLRELALIENIQRDDLNVIELAFCYAQLLNEHNITHEELSKKVFKSRTSITNTLRLLQLNSYVQQFLATDKISAGHAKIMLGLDNDEQKMICDSIIGQKLSVRETEKLVKEIKEKKEDKPKKSKPTSEYNFSSLDNIVQKLQENNLKVKTEKNYFKIEFNSQEDIDKISSYFNIQ from the coding sequence ATGGCTTTAGGTAGAGGATTAGGAGAATTATTAGGTGAAGTTGAGTCTGCTTATGAGAATTCAAATGGTAATGTTAAATCTGGAATAAGAAAAATCAATGTTTCATTGATTAAAGCCAATCCAAATCAACCAAGAAAAATATTTGATGAAGAAAAATTACAAGAGTTAAGTGAATCAATAAAAGAACATGGTTTATTACAACCAATAGTTGTTGTTGAAAATGATGATGGAACTTTTACTTTAATTGCAGGTGAGAGAAGATTAAGAGCTCATAAATTAGCTGAAATTGAAGAGATAAAAGCAGTTATTGTTGATGCTGAAGAGCTAAAATTAAGAGAATTAGCACTAATTGAAAATATTCAAAGAGATGATTTAAATGTTATTGAATTGGCATTTTGTTATGCACAATTATTAAATGAACATAATATTACTCATGAAGAATTATCAAAAAAAGTGTTTAAAAGTAGAACTTCTATAACTAATACTTTAAGATTATTACAATTAAACTCTTATGTTCAACAATTTCTTGCAACTGATAAAATTAGTGCAGGTCATGCAAAAATAATGTTGGGACTTGATAATGATGAACAAAAAATGATTTGTGATTCTATCATTGGACAAAAACTTTCTGTTAGAGAAACTGAAAAATTAGTTAAAGAAATAAAAGAAAAAAAAGAAGATAAACCAAAAAAATCAAAACCTACATCTGAATATAATTTTAGTTCTTTAGATAATATAGTACAAAAATTACAAGAAAATAATCTAAAAGTAAAAACTGAAAAAAATTACTTTAAGATTGAATTCAACTCACAAGAAGACATAGATAAAATATCTAGTTACTTTAATATACAATAG
- the proB gene encoding glutamate 5-kinase encodes MKRLVIKVGTAVLTEDNKKLALDRIQNLVKLIAKLKNEKNLEVILVSSGAVGAGYTVLQLDKKILANKQALAAIGQPKLMKTYQEMFEEYGITAAQMLFIADDFDSRKRSKNAKNVMENLLKNKILPIINENDVIATEELIGDNDQLAAYITHYFKADMLAILTDIDGYYDKNPREFSDAKLQKIVNEISQEELEKVPSANSKFATGGIVTKLKAADFLMQKNIPMYLSSGFDLTNAYDFLVENNHNSGTIFKK; translated from the coding sequence ATGAAAAGATTGGTTATAAAAGTTGGAACAGCAGTTTTAACAGAAGATAATAAAAAACTTGCATTAGATAGAATTCAAAATCTTGTAAAATTGATTGCAAAATTAAAAAATGAAAAAAATCTAGAAGTTATTTTAGTATCTTCTGGTGCTGTTGGTGCTGGATATACTGTGTTACAACTTGATAAAAAGATTCTTGCAAATAAACAAGCTCTTGCAGCAATTGGTCAACCAAAATTGATGAAGACATATCAAGAAATGTTTGAAGAATATGGTATAACAGCTGCACAAATGCTTTTTATAGCAGATGATTTTGATTCAAGAAAAAGATCTAAAAATGCAAAAAATGTTATGGAAAACTTACTTAAAAATAAGATATTACCTATTATAAATGAAAATGATGTTATTGCAACTGAAGAACTTATTGGTGACAATGACCAACTTGCAGCTTATATAACGCACTATTTTAAAGCAGATATGTTAGCAATTTTAACTGATATTGATGGATATTATGACAAAAACCCAAGAGAGTTTAGTGATGCGAAACTTCAAAAAATTGTAAATGAAATTTCTCAAGAAGAGTTAGAAAAAGTTCCTAGTGCAAATTCGAAATTTGCAACAGGTGGAATAGTAACAAAACTAAAAGCTGCTGATTTTTTGATGCAAAAAAATATTCCTATGTATTTAAGTAGTGGATTTGACTTGACTAATGCTTATGATTTTTTAGTTGAAAATAATCATAATAGTGGAACAATTTTTAAAAAATAA
- a CDS encoding ParA family protein → MTEIISIANQKGGVGKTTTAVNLSAALALEGKKVLLIDADPQANATTSLGFHRDTYEYNIYHVMLGTKELNEIILDSEIENLKVAPSNIGLVGIEKEFYKNTKERELVLKRKIDTVKSDYDYVIIDSPPALGPITINTLSASTSVLIPIQCEFFALEGLAQLLNTIKLVKQTINQSLQIRGFLPTMYSSQNNLSKQVFADLAQHFENKLFKIDDDSYVVIPRNVKLAESPSFGKPIMLYDTNSIGTKAYVNLAKAITG, encoded by the coding sequence ATGACAGAAATTATTTCAATAGCTAATCAAAAGGGCGGAGTTGGTAAAACAACAACTGCTGTAAACTTAAGTGCCGCACTGGCACTTGAGGGTAAAAAAGTTCTATTAATAGATGCTGATCCTCAAGCAAATGCGACTACATCTTTAGGATTTCATAGAGATACTTATGAATATAACATATACCATGTAATGCTAGGTACAAAAGAATTAAATGAAATTATTTTAGATTCTGAAATAGAAAATTTAAAAGTTGCACCTTCAAATATTGGTCTTGTTGGAATTGAAAAAGAGTTCTATAAAAATACTAAAGAAAGAGAACTTGTATTAAAAAGAAAAATTGATACAGTTAAAAGCGATTATGACTATGTTATCATAGACTCTCCTCCAGCACTTGGACCAATAACAATTAATACTTTGAGTGCATCAACTTCTGTTTTAATACCTATTCAATGTGAGTTTTTTGCATTAGAAGGGCTTGCACAGTTATTAAATACAATAAAATTAGTAAAACAAACTATAAATCAGTCTTTACAAATAAGAGGATTTTTACCAACGATGTATAGTTCTCAAAATAATTTATCAAAACAAGTTTTTGCTGATTTAGCACAACACTTTGAAAATAAATTATTTAAAATTGATGATGACTCTTATGTTGTTATTCCAAGAAATGTTAAACTTGCAGAAAGTCCAAGTTTTGGTAAACCAATTATGCTTTATGATACAAATTCTATTGGAACAAAAGCTTATGTTAATTTGGCAAAAGCAATTACAGGATAA
- the dnaG gene encoding DNA primase has translation MIKKESIENLKNHLDVVDVISQFIEIKKAGANFKACCPFHGENTPSFVISPAKQIYHCFGCGVGGDSIKFVMEYEKLSYPETIEKLASMYNFTLDYDSSTEKKQDIKILEDVNKFYQKLYINNEQVKNYIKDRGISDFSVQKFEVGYAPASIDTINFLKSNHFNLSEAIDLGVIDTGANGLYSRFIERITFPIYSINGKLVGFGGRTISGHNAKYVNSPQTKLFNKSKLLYGYNLAKEKIYKTKQIIICEGYLDVIMLHQAGFDIAVATLGTALTAEHLPLLRRGEPKVILAYDGDKAGLAAAFKASVMLSQSQFEGGVVIFSDNQDPADMVKAGKIEELNKIFLNPQSFIPYAIDYIILKYEINDPIQKQKALTEANDYLKSLSLLNQDEYKRYIAQKLNIRENLVKISSDKQRTNQVSLSKIDIAELCIIKSILEKPERLDSVLDIVDISMFEYHKTEFELLLNDIKDSSLNAIVLNEKLENYDDERLNQELLVLLHKFYTNKLMAISYDKELDFKQKANMIRKIKDNIYQLKQGKLVSYNL, from the coding sequence ATGATAAAAAAAGAGTCAATAGAAAATTTAAAAAACCACCTTGATGTTGTTGATGTAATTTCACAATTTATAGAGATAAAAAAGGCCGGTGCAAATTTTAAGGCTTGTTGTCCTTTCCATGGAGAAAATACTCCTTCTTTTGTAATCAGTCCAGCAAAACAAATTTATCATTGTTTTGGATGTGGTGTTGGAGGTGATTCTATAAAATTTGTTATGGAATATGAAAAATTATCATATCCAGAAACAATAGAAAAATTAGCTTCAATGTATAATTTTACTTTGGACTATGATAGCTCAACAGAAAAAAAACAAGATATAAAAATACTAGAAGATGTAAATAAGTTTTATCAAAAACTTTATATAAATAATGAACAAGTTAAAAACTATATAAAAGATAGAGGAATTTCTGATTTTAGTGTTCAAAAGTTTGAAGTAGGTTATGCTCCAGCTTCTATTGATACAATAAACTTTTTAAAATCAAACCATTTTAATTTAAGTGAAGCAATAGACTTAGGAGTTATTGATACAGGAGCAAATGGACTTTATTCTCGATTTATAGAAAGAATTACTTTTCCAATCTATTCAATAAATGGAAAACTTGTAGGTTTTGGTGGACGAACTATAAGTGGACATAATGCAAAATATGTAAACTCTCCACAAACAAAACTTTTTAATAAATCAAAGCTTTTATATGGTTATAACTTAGCAAAAGAAAAAATTTATAAAACAAAACAAATCATTATTTGTGAAGGATATTTAGATGTAATTATGCTTCATCAAGCTGGATTTGATATTGCAGTTGCAACACTTGGAACAGCTCTTACAGCTGAACATTTACCACTTTTAAGAAGAGGTGAACCAAAAGTAATTTTGGCTTATGATGGTGATAAAGCTGGACTAGCTGCTGCTTTTAAAGCTTCAGTGATGCTAAGTCAAAGTCAGTTTGAAGGTGGAGTTGTAATATTTAGTGACAATCAAGACCCAGCAGATATGGTAAAAGCTGGAAAAATTGAAGAACTGAATAAAATCTTTTTAAATCCTCAAAGTTTTATACCATATGCAATAGACTATATAATTTTAAAATATGAAATAAACGATCCAATACAAAAACAAAAAGCACTTACAGAAGCAAATGATTATTTAAAATCTTTAAGTTTATTAAACCAAGACGAATACAAAAGATATATAGCTCAAAAACTAAATATTAGAGAAAATCTAGTTAAAATTAGTTCTGATAAACAAAGAACAAATCAAGTTAGCTTGTCAAAAATAGATATTGCTGAACTTTGTATAATAAAATCGATTTTAGAAAAACCTGAAAGATTAGATTCTGTTTTAGATATAGTAGATATTTCTATGTTTGAATATCATAAAACTGAATTTGAACTTCTTTTAAATGATATAAAAGATAGTTCTTTAAATGCTATTGTTTTAAATGAAAAGCTCGAAAATTACGATGATGAAAGACTAAATCAAGAGCTTTTAGTTCTTTTACATAAGTTTTATACTAACAAATTAATGGCTATTTCTTATGATAAAGAACTAGATTTTAAGCAAAAAGCAAATATGATTAGAAAAATTAAAGATAATATATATCAGCTAAAACAAGGTAAACTTGTAAGCTATAATTTATAA
- a CDS encoding biotin--[acetyl-CoA-carboxylase] ligase has protein sequence MKIIRLDEVDSTHKYLKEYISKNEYTNPLCIVTDLQTQGIGSRGNSWIGKKGNLFFSFALDINSLPKNLPLQSTSIYFTYILKNILKNLGSQVWIKWPNDFYIENKKIGGTITSMSKNQIFCGIGLNLLDVEKEYEKLDIKIDVDEVLKNYFFEIEKKISWKQIFSDFKIEFEKSKKFQTTIDNQKISLESAILNDDGSIQINNKKVFSLR, from the coding sequence ATGAAAATAATAAGACTAGATGAAGTTGATTCAACTCATAAATATTTGAAAGAGTATATTTCAAAAAATGAATATACAAATCCTTTGTGTATAGTTACAGATTTGCAAACACAAGGAATTGGAAGTAGAGGAAACTCTTGGATAGGAAAAAAAGGAAATTTATTTTTCTCTTTTGCTTTGGATATAAATAGTTTGCCAAAAAATTTACCACTTCAAAGTACTTCTATATATTTTACCTATATATTAAAAAATATTTTAAAAAACTTAGGCTCACAAGTTTGGATAAAGTGGCCAAATGATTTTTATATAGAAAATAAAAAAATTGGTGGAACTATAACATCTATGTCAAAAAATCAGATTTTTTGTGGAATAGGATTAAATCTTTTAGATGTTGAAAAAGAGTATGAAAAGCTTGATATTAAAATAGATGTTGATGAAGTTTTAAAAAATTATTTTTTTGAAATTGAAAAAAAAATTTCATGGAAGCAAATATTTAGTGATTTTAAGATAGAATTTGAAAAAAGTAAGAAATTCCAAACAACCATTGATAATCAGAAAATATCTTTAGAAAGTGCAATTTTAAATGATGATGGTTCCATACAAATAAATAACAAAAAGGTATTTAGTTTAAGATGA
- the rplU gene encoding 50S ribosomal protein L21 — translation MYAIIKCGGKQYKVSEGDILDIDYTGKAAKETLEITDVLAINNGELKTGAAVANAKVEAVVVLDGTGVNRAKKVIIYKKRRRKDSKLKRGFRRSFTKVRITKIAA, via the coding sequence ATGTACGCAATTATCAAATGTGGTGGAAAACAGTATAAAGTTTCAGAAGGTGATATCCTAGATATAGACTATACTGGTAAAGCTGCAAAAGAAACTTTAGAAATCACTGATGTTTTAGCTATAAACAATGGTGAATTAAAAACTGGTGCTGCTGTTGCAAATGCAAAAGTAGAAGCAGTTGTTGTTTTAGATGGTACGGGTGTAAATAGAGCGAAAAAAGTTATCATTTACAAAAAAAGAAGAAGAAAAGATTCTAAATTAAAAAGAGGTTTCAGAAGAAGCTTCACAAAAGTTAGAATTACAAAAATTGCTGCATAA
- the obgE gene encoding GTPase ObgE, with the protein MFIDSAKFTVISGKGGQGCASFRREKFVVQGGPDGGDGGKGGNVYFLVDNNTDTLSSYKGRKLFKAENGKQGMGGNMTGKSGDSLVLVVPPGTQVIDDETNEVLFDLLENGEKILFLEGGKGGLGNVHFKNSRNQRPTYFQPGLPGSTKNIRLELKLIADVGLVGYPNVGKSTLISVTSNATPEIANYEFTTLTPKLGVVEVGNYNSFVMADIPGIIDGASDGKGLGLEFLKHIERTKTLLFVIDVANYRTMIDQYQVLKEEVAKFSNELSKRNYAIALSKIDGYYGENLEEDIKNFIKELDLEESNSNEFKFETEYPYFVQDTIYSRFDKSKPYFVLPISSLTKYNIKQLEFALYELLGQDK; encoded by the coding sequence ATGTTTATAGATAGTGCTAAATTTACTGTTATATCTGGAAAAGGTGGACAAGGTTGTGCATCATTTAGAAGAGAAAAGTTTGTTGTTCAAGGAGGTCCTGATGGTGGCGATGGTGGAAAAGGTGGAAATGTCTATTTTTTAGTAGACAATAACACTGATACATTATCAAGCTATAAAGGACGAAAACTTTTCAAAGCAGAAAATGGTAAACAAGGAATGGGTGGGAATATGACTGGAAAATCTGGTGATTCCTTAGTTTTAGTAGTACCTCCTGGTACTCAAGTAATAGATGATGAAACAAATGAAGTTTTATTTGATTTACTTGAAAATGGAGAGAAAATTTTATTCTTAGAAGGTGGAAAAGGTGGACTTGGAAATGTTCACTTTAAAAATTCTAGAAATCAAAGACCAACATATTTTCAACCAGGACTTCCAGGTTCTACAAAAAATATAAGATTAGAGTTAAAATTAATCGCAGATGTTGGGCTTGTAGGTTATCCAAATGTTGGTAAATCTACTTTGATATCTGTAACATCAAATGCAACTCCTGAAATTGCAAATTATGAATTTACAACACTTACTCCAAAGTTAGGAGTTGTTGAAGTTGGAAATTATAACTCTTTTGTTATGGCTGATATTCCAGGAATTATTGATGGTGCAAGTGATGGGAAAGGTCTTGGTTTAGAGTTTTTAAAACATATTGAAAGAACAAAAACTTTACTTTTTGTAATCGATGTTGCAAATTATAGAACAATGATAGATCAGTATCAGGTTTTAAAAGAAGAAGTTGCCAAATTTTCAAATGAATTATCAAAAAGAAATTATGCAATAGCTTTAAGTAAAATTGATGGATATTATGGTGAAAATTTAGAAGAAGATATAAAAAACTTTATTAAAGAGTTAGATTTAGAAGAAAGCAACTCAAATGAATTCAAATTTGAAACTGAATATCCATATTTTGTTCAAGATACAATCTATTCTAGATTTGATAAAAGTAAACCTTATTTTGTTTTACCTATTTCATCTTTGACTAAATATAATATTAAACAACTTGAATTCGCACTTTATGAGTTGCTAGGACAAGATAAATGA
- the rnc gene encoding ribonuclease III, with the protein MSDYSKLEKCLDYQFKNKNLIIEALTHKSFKKPYNNERLEFLGDAVLNLIVGEYLYLKFPKSNEGELSKIRASLVNETGFTRLANEIKLGEYIFISTAEERNKGRTKASILSDAFEAIMGAIYLESGLNTLKPIILRILEESYDKINLDVLFSDYKTALQEITQARFASIPEYKIEGSYGPDHKKEFEVSIWIDGKNYGKASGKSKKLAQQAAAKIAIDKLKEE; encoded by the coding sequence ATGAGCGACTACTCTAAGTTAGAGAAGTGCTTGGATTATCAGTTTAAAAATAAAAATCTGATAATCGAAGCACTTACTCACAAAAGCTTTAAAAAACCCTATAATAATGAAAGATTAGAATTTTTAGGTGATGCTGTTTTAAATTTGATTGTTGGAGAATATTTATATTTAAAATTTCCGAAATCAAATGAAGGTGAATTGTCAAAAATACGAGCAAGTTTAGTAAATGAAACAGGTTTCACAAGACTTGCAAATGAGATAAAACTAGGTGAATATATCTTTATTTCAACAGCAGAAGAGAGAAATAAAGGAAGAACTAAAGCTTCTATATTATCTGATGCCTTTGAAGCTATTATGGGTGCTATTTATCTTGAATCAGGGCTTAATACTTTAAAACCAATTATCCTTAGAATTTTAGAAGAGTCTTATGACAAAATAAATCTCGATGTTTTATTTAGTGATTATAAAACAGCTCTTCAAGAGATAACTCAAGCTAGATTTGCTTCAATTCCTGAGTATAAAATAGAAGGTTCTTATGGACCTGACCATAAAAAAGAGTTTGAAGTTTCTATTTGGATTGATGGGAAAAATTATGGAAAAGCTAGTGGAAAAAGTAAAAAACTAGCTCAACAAGCAGCGGCAAAAATTGCTATTGACAAATTAAAAGAGGAGTAA
- a CDS encoding tetratricopeptide repeat protein yields MDNLVLEYRDPLFGIIIVVALIFLISFFTYSFSIYKERNARKDYRKLSLRFELGKLKEEDYVHLYKTYNLPFDSILLLASSFLYKGDYNKAISVYLALLEHINERVKKEELLELLGTTYFKGGFLQRSKDVFLKILKFSAHNKTALKYLLLVYEKLKDYQKAKEVALCLEELNTDMKIDKIYLDTLIVLNDPILSYEKRTEILYEIFKENKIIERIFATFLIHFNKPFFWEHINEFDCSKFIDIMWYLNYDDINFDKIEKNSFLEELYNAKGYINSLDHSNDFDLDILILINKHEHKVNASLDFEFICTSCKHSHPFFDTRCPQCHSILTFNVKHNLTKSFYEPNQSLQ; encoded by the coding sequence TTGGATAATTTAGTTTTAGAATATAGAGACCCACTTTTTGGAATAATAATAGTTGTAGCACTAATCTTTTTAATATCATTTTTTACCTACTCTTTTAGTATTTATAAAGAGAGAAATGCAAGAAAAGATTATCGAAAATTATCACTTAGATTTGAACTTGGTAAACTAAAAGAAGAAGACTACGTACATTTATATAAAACTTACAATCTTCCTTTTGATTCAATTTTGCTATTAGCATCATCTTTTTTATATAAAGGTGATTACAATAAAGCTATTTCTGTATATTTAGCATTACTTGAACATATAAATGAAAGAGTAAAAAAAGAAGAATTACTTGAACTTTTAGGAACTACTTATTTTAAAGGTGGTTTTTTACAAAGATCAAAAGATGTTTTTTTAAAAATTTTAAAATTCTCTGCTCACAATAAAACTGCTTTAAAATATTTACTTTTAGTATATGAAAAACTAAAAGATTATCAAAAAGCAAAAGAAGTTGCACTATGTTTGGAAGAACTAAATACAGATATGAAAATTGATAAAATTTATTTAGATACTTTAATAGTGTTAAATGACCCGATTTTATCTTATGAAAAAAGAACTGAAATTTTATATGAAATCTTTAAAGAGAATAAAATAATAGAAAGAATATTTGCAACTTTTTTAATCCACTTTAATAAACCATTTTTTTGGGAACATATAAATGAATTTGATTGTTCAAAATTTATTGATATTATGTGGTATTTAAATTATGATGATATAAACTTTGACAAAATAGAAAAAAACTCTTTTTTAGAAGAGTTATACAACGCAAAAGGATATATAAATAGTTTAGACCATAGTAATGATTTTGATTTAGATATCCTAATACTTATAAATAAACATGAACATAAAGTAAATGCTTCTTTAGATTTTGAGTTTATTTGTACTTCATGTAAACACTCTCATCCTTTTTTTGATACGAGATGTCCACAATGCCATAGTATTTTGACTTTTAATGTAAAACATAATTTAACTAAATCTTTTTATGAACCAAATCAATCTTTACAATAA
- a CDS encoding AEC family transporter: MLDPVLPIAIYLVLGYLFKVIYQDNSKQLIDFVIYFSLPAIVFSKIYPLILDQRIVGLVLMFMCFILVNLFLAYLIGKLMRLNRTYFATFMIMATFGNTSFIGFSYIDAFYGQDYIVYGLIYDIFGSFLLLISIGMFIITWGNGKKNNLKLISKSIFLFPPAIMFFVTLILKNFEIPNFLMLTSKTLGSTLVPLAMIAIGMKLELKNIFARLHIVSVAMILKMIVFPIIILIGFKYFYGIDQTWVKVTIIEVAMPPMTMATVLAIKGGLDEKIAINSLVLGVLLSLITITMFTTYLA, encoded by the coding sequence GTGTTAGACCCAGTTTTACCAATAGCTATTTATTTAGTTTTAGGATATTTATTTAAAGTTATTTATCAGGATAATTCTAAACAACTTATTGATTTTGTTATATATTTTTCACTTCCAGCTATTGTTTTTTCTAAAATTTATCCTCTAATTCTTGACCAAAGAATAGTTGGATTAGTCTTAATGTTTATGTGTTTCATTTTAGTTAATCTTTTTCTTGCTTATTTAATTGGTAAATTGATGAGATTAAATAGAACTTATTTTGCTACATTTATGATTATGGCAACATTTGGAAATACTTCTTTTATAGGTTTTTCTTACATAGATGCATTTTATGGTCAAGACTATATAGTTTATGGTTTGATATATGATATTTTTGGTTCTTTTTTACTTTTAATATCAATTGGAATGTTTATAATTACATGGGGAAATGGTAAAAAGAATAACCTAAAACTGATTTCTAAATCAATTTTTTTATTTCCACCAGCAATTATGTTTTTTGTTACTTTGATATTAAAGAATTTTGAAATACCAAACTTTTTAATGCTAACATCAAAAACTCTTGGTTCAACTTTAGTTCCCCTTGCTATGATTGCAATTGGTATGAAATTAGAATTGAAAAATATTTTTGCACGATTACATATAGTTTCTGTTGCAATGATTTTAAAAATGATTGTATTCCCAATAATTATTTTAATTGGATTCAAATATTTTTATGGAATTGATCAAACTTGGGTAAAAGTTACCATCATAGAAGTTGCGATGCCACCAATGACTATGGCAACAGTTTTAGCAATAAAAGGTGGATTAGATGAAAAGATTGCTATAAATTCACTTGTTTTGGGAGTTTTATTAAGCCTTATTACAATTACTATGTTTACTACATATTTAGCGTAA
- a CDS encoding DUF5625 family protein produces the protein MKTYIKIFFLPLLIVFIFNGCVRVAYGLVNPFTEETVVLKEIDVEKAGVVADFDIDISEPEYYEFNFNYISITEEYKISQENFKKGIKTESDKIRKDIVGDEYENKKGTKIVLKLTITPLSLDKSENIFSLGSRYTEDRAKNLQVGKAMEYTMDLSEIFANTYKSYCFDSKKSEWKKGDVKKCRYLSAGKLITEIVLSKGKYHIKLENLEDVPEIKKIKTTLLDIYFFRPNLY, from the coding sequence ATGAAAACTTATATTAAAATATTTTTTTTACCACTTTTAATAGTATTTATTTTTAATGGATGTGTTCGAGTAGCATATGGATTAGTAAATCCTTTTACAGAAGAAACCGTAGTTTTAAAAGAGATAGATGTAGAAAAAGCAGGTGTTGTTGCAGATTTTGATATAGATATTTCAGAACCAGAATATTACGAATTTAATTTTAACTATATTTCAATTACTGAGGAATATAAAATATCACAAGAAAATTTTAAAAAAGGGATAAAAACTGAAAGTGATAAAATACGTAAAGATATTGTAGGTGATGAGTATGAAAATAAAAAAGGAACAAAAATAGTTTTAAAACTTACTATAACACCTTTATCTCTAGATAAAAGTGAAAATATATTTAGTTTAGGTAGTAGATACACAGAAGATAGAGCTAAAAATTTACAAGTTGGTAAAGCTATGGAATATACTATGGATTTATCTGAAATATTTGCTAATACATATAAAAGTTATTGTTTTGATAGTAAGAAATCTGAATGGAAAAAAGGTGATGTAAAAAAATGCAGGTATCTAAGTGCAGGTAAATTGATAACAGAAATAGTACTTTCAAAAGGGAAATATCATATAAAGCTAGAAAATTTAGAAGATGTTCCAGAAATAAAGAAAATAAAAACAACATTATTAGATATCTATTTTTTTAGACCAAATCTCTATTAA
- the rpmA gene encoding 50S ribosomal protein L27: MAHKKGQGSTQNNRDSAGRRLGVKKYGGEVVRAGNIIIRQRGTRVHLGQNVGMGKDHTIYSLIDGVVKFEQKDKNRKKVSVYAAS, encoded by the coding sequence ATGGCTCACAAAAAAGGTCAAGGTAGTACACAGAATAATAGAGATTCAGCTGGTAGAAGACTTGGGGTTAAAAAATATGGTGGTGAAGTTGTAAGAGCTGGAAATATCATTATTAGACAAAGAGGTACAAGAGTACACTTAGGTCAAAATGTTGGTATGGGAAAAGATCATACAATCTACTCTTTAATTGATGGTGTTGTAAAGTTTGAACAAAAAGATAAGAATAGAAAAAAAGTTTCAGTTTACGCTGCTTCTTAA